Proteins encoded in a region of the Neodiprion lecontei isolate iyNeoLeco1 chromosome 5, iyNeoLeco1.1, whole genome shotgun sequence genome:
- the LOC107228227 gene encoding NFX1-type zinc finger-containing protein 1 isoform X1: MPKFKTKHFHHFSEPWKTRRQTYNDHARNRALKYTIGQASRGLSATGNRYSPYSHETKEANNGHGLQNENTTHWQYFTFTRLQTLSVMNNNDDLIAELHVKKDEFDQLLNGDFRPDHFVLVVQILAKISRANFTKILSSILCCSCSPTFIKNLESYLTKLPFETKEDKLQNKFYWNDINLFWSNLVEFFQKFTELFPRKARDELTSVLDKTNLIIATTEMNQDCRIAASIKERTSKICRKLKVKIPKLETKEKVFATSSVQELQDPLEDFRTLSIIPTIQDVFNEKPFIRPNKLVGAYDSVEHYLDVQFRLLREDFMAPLRNGIHEYLNGSKKYSKTDVRVYRKVTMMNPEVAGNNIGVMVSFGILKFINWDTSKRFQFGGLVCLSSDNFSSIIFATIANRDKELLQRGTVLIKPCKKTAITHDHYHSNWVMLESKIYFEPYLAVLNAMCQMNEKNFPMRKYLVDADTTISLPHYFKTDAVLKYKGFSLQVGDYATWPTTKQLRLDETQYEAFKSGLSQEIAIIQGPPGTGKTFIALEIIRTLLENKEQWRCNGPIVIVCLTNHALDQFLEGVTKHTTSIVRVGSRSKNEALSQYTLGNKREARPRRNWCHDKWHQVKIILFNMKRTRKVLQDLSKRDAIVSPHLLYAYCHDETLQDMENVNELFQWLLTHTDNSMKICQTQSTNTDTEMEIDGNSEFEEPIFPLEIVDKEIAEIDANMNEYRRTTHTQNRPVFPRHEVVQLKHRADTLKLQRSDLQRNLTQHPLLIRDNENFLPSLPWQKYWEWVELSYENAKQKLTDLEEEYHSANEELNEVKQILDLSILREHDVIGFTTTCAARLYASLRALRPPIVLVEEAAEILESHVVCSLTQNCQHLILIGDHKQLRPKVAVHKLGSKYNFNISLFERMVNNRGSCTQLGHQHRMRPEIARLICPSVYEILHNHECVLEYPPVMGLEKNVFFITHDNPEAPHDNQESWINPHEAKFLVAFARHLILQGYKSTGITILCTYAGQLFTLIKERNCHEILKAVRITTIDNFQGEENRIILLSLVRNNSKGNIGFLKEENRVCVALSRAREGLYIMGNMDNLTNKNNIWPKIKQVLENDNAIGDTLELRCKYHSDTLIKIRNGSDFVEQCPEGGCLQKCNTDLPCGHSCTSICHTLDREHFNFMCKQRCVKKCPDDHPCPLLCYQGCKPCLVAVERQLKCGHAVFISCGTDPDTYQCPVKVDVTLPHCNHTTEKSCYMPLDKVPCPYPCKIRLACGHSCEQKCHANDDPDHLEHFCHKPCSKRNSHCTADHPCKLKCYEKCIACPINVSKIRSCGHELNCKCSDDVEKLVCYKRIKFERICGHKATVRCFRKDDEECNEEVLKLSACGHQIKVKCCQTPNSSLCGNKCKLNLKCGHPCTTLCKDPCTNECKAPVLQTKHGLCGHLIPVPCFLKETEAKSPALLQYCKEPCKHELSCGHFCQGNCWSCKQGRIHKPCQEKCGKTLICGHRCDVPCSLECPPCQKPCEMKCKHSRCDRKCGETCIPCRETCAARCKHTICLKRCFELCNRRPCEKQCSERLKCKHRCIGFCGEPCPPLCKICNKKELIDEFFLGYEDEPNARFVFLEDCGHCIENKGLLNWMSANTQTVQVKTCPRCSTPINKCTRILNEIKTHLKDVQLVKAKIFGDHTNLQNQQFLLVTRIKHMYENPVIKEFAEIMTYLKNLSASVSPITKTKRRQTLDARATEATRIVLDILQDICRKLEKVKSRTVPSYISVKNQLTMLLKSLPTRGQISQQEINDIERESQRLYYLVEVCTMESEAGFDEYHSPADKRPYNSVLKKLLQIEKFSESSEEEVKTDLNQLRTLYHMKNVINNERKMIVKVMGFRQGHWYKCPNGHIYAIGDCGRAMQESHCNECGAAIGGSSHRLRNDNTAATEMN; encoded by the exons atatAGTCCGTACTCGCATGAAACGAAGGAAGCTAATAATGGTCACGgattacaaaatgaaaataccaCACATTGGCAGTATTTTACCTTCACCCGCTTACAAACTTTGAGCGTAATGAATAACAACGATGATCTTATAGCTGAATTACATGTGAAGAAAGATGAGTTTGATCAATTATTAAATGGTGATTTTAGACCAGACCATTTTGTACTCGTAGTACAAATCTTGGCCAAGATTTCTCGAGCTAActttacgaaaattttatcaagcATACTTTGCTGTTCTTGTTCCCCTAcatttattaaaaacttgGAAAGTTATTTGACTAAATTGCCATTTGAGACTAAAGAAGATaagttacaaaataaattttactggAATGATATAAATCTTTTTTGGAGTAATctggttgaatttttccaaaaatttactGAACTTTTTCCTCGCAAAGCTCGTGATGAGTTAACCTCAGTGCTGGATAAAACGAATTTGATCATAGCAACCACTGAAATGAATCAAGACTGTAGAATTGCTGCCAGTATAAAAGAAAGAACTTCGAAAATTTGTCGCAAATTGAAGGTAAAAATCCCTAAACTTGAGACCAAAGAGAAGGTTTTTGCAACGTCATCTGTGCAAGAGTTGCAAGATCCTCTGGAAGATTTTAGAACGTTGAGCATCATACCAACTATTCAGGATGTGTTTAATGAGAAGCCTTTTATTAGGCCGAATAAACTCGTAGGAGCTTACGATTCGGTTGAGCATTACCTGGATGTGCAATTTCGTTTGTTGCGTGAAGATTTCATGGCACCCTTGCGAAATGGCATACatgaatatttgaatggatccaaaaaatatagtaaaacTGATGTGAGGGTTTACAGAAAAGTAACAATGATGAATCCTGAAGTAGCAGGCAACAACATCGGTGTTATGGTATCATTTggaatattaaaattcataaactGGGACACTAGTAAAAGATTTCAGTTTGGTGGTTTAGTATGCTTAAGCAGCGATAATTTCAGCTCAATTATATTTGCAACTATTGCTAATCGAGATAAAGAGTTGTTACAGAGGGGAACTGTGTTGATTAAACCGTGCAAAAAAACCGCCATCACTCACGACCATTATCATTCTAATTGGGTTATGCTGGAGtctaaaatatattttgaaccATATCTGGCAGTGCTAAATGCAATGTGccaaatgaatgaaaaaaattttccaatgagGAAGTATTTGGTCGATGCAGATACAACTATTTCGCTACctcattatttcaaaactgatgCAGTACTAAAGTATAAGGGCTTCTCACTGCAAGTGGGAGATTACGCCACTTGGCCAACTACCAAACAACTGCGGTTAGATGAAACGCAGTACGAAGCATTCAAATCTGGTCTTTCTCAAGAAATTGCAATTATACAAGGACCGCCAGGAACAGGCAAGACGTTTATTGCTCTAGAAATAATTCGAACTTTGCTAGAGAACAAGGAACAATGGAGATGTAATGGGCCAATCGTCATTGTCTGCTTGACAAATCATGCCCTTGATCAATTCCTTGAAGGTGTTACGAAACATACAACTTCGATAGTTCGTGTCGGCAGTCGATCAAAAAATGAAGCTCTGTCACAGTATACACTTGGAAATAAACGAGAAGCACGACCACGCAGAAATTGGTGTCATGACAAGTGGCACCAAGTGAAGATAATCTTATTTAACATGAAGAGAACCCGTAAAGTATTACAGGACTTGTCTAAAAGAGATGCCATTGTATCTCCACACCTTCTATATGCCTATTGCCATGACGAAACGTTGCAAGACATGGAGAATGTTAACGAATTGTTCCAATGGTTATTGACACATACTGacaattcaatgaaaatatgtcagaCGCAGAGTACAAATACTGACACAGAAATGGAAATTGACGGTAATAGCGAATTTGAAGAGCCCATTTTTCCTTTGGAAATCGTTGATAAAGAAATTGCTGAGATTGACGCAAACATGAACGAGTACAGACGaactacacacacacaaaacagACCAGTATTTCCACGACATGAAGTTGTTCAATTAAAACATCGTGCTGACACCTTGAAGTTACAACGGTCCGACCTACAG CGGAACCTGACTCAGCATCCTCTATTGATTCGAGATAACGAAAACTTTCTGCCGAGTTTACCTTGGCAAAAGTACTGGGAATGGGTAGAACTGAGTTATGAAAATGCCAAACAGAAATTAACTGATTTGGAAGAAGAGTATCATTCAGCAAATGAAGAGTTGAATGAAGTTAAGCAAATACTTGATTTGTCGATACTTCGAGAGCACGATGTTATTGGGTTTACTACGACATGTGCAGCGAGATTATATGCTTCTCTGCGTGCTCTGCGTCCGCCGATAG TACTGGTGGAGGAGGCAGCTGAAATTCTGGAATCACATGTCGTTTGCTCTTTGACCCAAAATTGCCAGCATCTTATCCTCATTGGGGATCATAAACAACTGCGACCAAAGGTGGCTGTTCACAAGTTGGGTTCAAAATACAATTTCAATATATCTCTTTTTGAAAGAATGGTCAACAACAGAGGAAGTTGCACACAGTTAGGGCATCAGCATCGTATGCGACCGGAAATTGCCAGACTAATCTGTCCTTCCGTGTATGAGATTCTCCACAACCATGAATGCGTTTTGGAATATCCCCCTGTAATGGGTttagagaaaaatgtttttttcataacgcATGATAACCCAGAGGCACCACACGACAACCAAGAGAGTTGGATAAATCCACACGAAGCCAAATTTCTAGTAGCATTTGCTAGACATCTGATATTGCAAGGCTATAAAAGTACAGGAATCACTATACTCTGTACCTATGCGGGACAACTTTTCACACTTATCAAG gaGAGAAATTGTCATGAGATTCTTAAAGCAGTGCGCATAACCAcaattgacaattttcaagGAGAGGAGAACAGAattattcttctttcattAGTTCGCAACAACAGCAAAGGAAATATTGGATTTCTGAAAGAAGAGAACAGAGTTTGTGTTGCACTATCTCGTGCCCGTGAAGGCCTTTATATCATGGGGAACATGGACAATcttacgaataaaaataatatttggcCAAAAATTAAACAAGTTTTAGAAAATGACAATGCAATAGGTGATACACTCGAATTACGATGCAAGTATCATTCTGATACATTAATAAAG ATACGAAACGGAAGCGATTTTGTGGAACAATGCCCGGAAGGGGGATGCTTACAAAAATGTAATACTGATTTACCGTGTGGACATTCTTGTACCAGCATTTGTCATACCCTTGACAGAGAGCATTTCAATTTCATGTGCAAACAGCGTTGCGTTAAAAAGTGTCCGGATGATCATCCTTGTCCACTTTTATGTTACCAAGGATGCAAGCCGTGTCTAGTTGCTGTTGAACGCCAATTGAAATGCGGTCATGCTGTTTTTATCTCGTGTGGGACAGACCCTGATACATACCAATGTCCTGTCAAA gTCGATGTTACCCTACCTCATTGCAATCATACTACTGAAAAAAGCTGTTATATGCCTCTGGATAAGGTCCCATGCCCATATCCCTGTAAAATTCGTTTAGCATGTGGACATTCTTGTGAACAAAAATGTCATGCTAACGATGATCCTGATCATCTGGAG CACTTTTGTCATAAGCCCTGTTCAAAAAGGAACAGCCACTGTACTGCCGATCATCCGTGCAAATTGAAGTGTTATGAGAAATGTATAGCATGTCCTATTAATGTATCAAAAATACGATCTTGCGGACATGAACTTAATTGCAAATGCTCGGATGATGTAGAAAAACTCGTATGCtataaacgaataaaatttgagAGAATCTGTGGACACAAAGCTACAGTAAGATGCTTCCGGAAGGATGACGAAGAATGTAATGAAGAG GTACTGAAACTAAGTGCATGTGGTCACcaaataaaagtgaaatgtTGCCAAACACCAAATTCTTCTCTGTGTGGCAATAAATGTAAACTTAATTTAAAATGTGGCCATCCCTGCACTACTCTATGTAAAGACCCATGTACAAACGAATGCAAGGCCCCTGTCCTTCAAACGAAACATGGGCTTTGTGGACATCTCATTCCCGTGCCTTGCTTCTTAAAAGAAACTG AAGCCAAGTCTCCAGCACTACTACAGTATTGCAAGGAACCATGCAAACATGAATTATCTTGTGGCCACTTTTGCCAAGGCAATTGTTGGTCCTGCAAACAGGGACGTATACACAAACCTTGCCAAGAAAAATGTGGCAAGACTCTCATTTGTGGACATAg GTGCGATGTGCCTTGCAGTCTCGAATGTCCACCGTGTCAAAAACCTTGCGAAATGAAATGCAAACACAGTAGATGTGACAGAAAGTGTGGAGAAACCTGTATACCATGTAGA GAAACCTGTGCAGCGCGATGTAAACATACAATTTGTCTCAAACGATGCTTTGAATTGTGCAACAGAAGACCATGTGAGAAACAATGTTCTGAACGCTTGAAGTGTAAGCATCGTTGCATTGGCTTCTGCGGCGAACCATGCCCACCATTATGCAAAATCTGCAACAAAAAAGAACtaatcgatgaattttttctcggGTATGAAGATGAACCAAATGCCAg ATTTGTGTTTCTTGAAGATTGTGGGCACTGCATAGAGAATAAGGGGCTTCTAAATTGGATGTCAGCAAACACTCAAACAGTTCAAGTGAAGACATGCCCGCGATGCAGCACTCCTATAAATAAATGCACTCGAATATTAAACGAAATTAAAACGCATCTGAAAGATGTTCAGCTTGTAAAGGCAAAAATATTTGGGGATCACACCAACTTACAAAATCAACAATTCTTACTTGTCACCAGAATTAAACACATGTACGAGAACCCAGTGATAAAAG AGTTTGCTGAAATCATGACATATCTGAAAAACTTGAGTGCGAGTGTCTCCCCAATCACAAAGACGAAGAGACGACAAACCTTGGATGCGCGAGCAACTGAGGCTACTCGAATTGTACTCGACATACTGCAAGATATATGTaggaaattagaaaaagtcAAGAGTCGTACCGTTCCCTCCTACATATCAGTAAAAAATCAACTAACTATGCTATTGAAAAGCCTTCCCACACGAGGCCAAATTTCTCAACAAGAAATCAATGACATTGAACGGGAATCACAACGGTTGTATTATCTG GTAGAAGTGTGTACAATGGAATCAGAAGCTGGCTTTGATGAATACCACTCACCAGCTGATAAGAGACCATACAATTCCGTACTAAAGAAACTActccaaattgaaaaattttccgaatcgAGTGAAGAAGAAGTTAAAACTGATTTAAATCAATTGAGGACACTGTATCACATGAAAAACGTGATAAATAACGAACGCAAAATGATCGTGAAAGTAATGGGTTTCCGGCAAGGACACTGGTACAAGTGCCCTAACGGACATATTTATGCAATTGGAGATTGCGGTCGTGCAATGCAAGAAAGTCATTGTAACGAGTGTGGAGCAGCAATTGGTGGTTCTTCGCATCGATTACGAAATGACAACACGGCAGCTACAGAAATGAATTGA
- the LOC107228227 gene encoding NFX1-type zinc finger-containing protein 1 isoform X5 produces MPKFKTKHFHHFSEPWKTRRQTYNDHARNRALKYTIGQASRGLSATGNRYSPYSHETKEANNGHGLQNENTTHWQYFTFTRLQTLSVMNNNDDLIAELHVKKDEFDQLLNGDFRPDHFVLVVQILAKISRANFTKILSSILCCSCSPTFIKNLESYLTKLPFETKEDKLQNKFYWNDINLFWSNLVEFFQKFTELFPRKARDELTSVLDKTNLIIATTEMNQDCRIAASIKERTSKICRKLKVKIPKLETKEKVFATSSVQELQDPLEDFRTLSIIPTIQDVFNEKPFIRPNKLVGAYDSVEHYLDVQFRLLREDFMAPLRNGIHEYLNGSKKYSKTDVRVYRKVTMMNPEVAGNNIGVMVSFGILKFINWDTSKRFQFGGLVCLSSDNFSSIIFATIANRDKELLQRGTVLIKPCKKTAITHDHYHSNWVMLESKIYFEPYLAVLNAMCQMNEKNFPMRKYLVDADTTISLPHYFKTDAVLKYKGFSLQVGDYATWPTTKQLRLDETQYEAFKSGLSQEIAIIQGPPGTGKTFIALEIIRTLLENKEQWRCNGPIVIVCLTNHALDQFLEGVTKHTTSIVRVGSRSKNEALSQYTLGNKREARPRRNWCHDKWHQVKIILFNMKRTRKVLQDLSKRDAIVSPHLLYAYCHDETLQDMENVNELFQWLLTHTDNSMKICQTQSTNTDTEMEIDGNSEFEEPIFPLEIVDKEIAEIDANMNEYRRTTHTQNRPVFPRHEVVQLKHRADTLKLQRSDLQRNLTQHPLLIRDNENFLPSLPWQKYWEWVELSYENAKQKLTDLEEEYHSANEELNEVKQILDLSILREHDVIGFTTTCAARLYASLRALRPPIVLVEEAAEILESHVVCSLTQNCQHLILIGDHKQLRPKVAVHKLGSKYNFNISLFERMVNNRGSCTQLGHQHRMRPEIARLICPSVYEILHNHECVLEYPPVMGLEKNVFFITHDNPEAPHDNQESWINPHEAKFLVAFARHLILQGYKSTGITILCTYAGQLFTLIKERNCHEILKAVRITTIDNFQGEENRIILLSLVRNNSKGNIGFLKEENRVCVALSRAREGLYIMGNMDNLTNKNNIWPKIKQVLENDNAIGDTLELRCKYHSDTLIKIRNGSDFVEQCPEGGCLQKCNTDLPCGHSCTSICHTLDREHFNFMCKQRCVKKCPDDHPCPLLCYQGCKPCLVAVERQLKCGHAVFISCGTDPDTYQCPVKVDVTLPHCNHTTEKSCYMPLDKVPCPYPCKIRLACGHSCEQKCHANDDPDHLEHFCHKPCSKRNSHCTADHPCKLKCYEKCIACPINVSKIRSCGHELNCKCSDDVEKLVCYKRIKFERICGHKATVRCFRKDDEECNEEVLKLSACGHQIKVKCCQTPNSSLCGNKCKLNLKCGHPCTTLCKDPCTNECKAPVLQTKHGLCGHLIPVPCFLKETEAKSPALLQYCKEPCKHELSCGHFCQGNCWSCKQGRIHKPCQEKCGKTLICGHRCDVPCSLECPPCQKPCEMKCKHSRCDRKCGETCIPCRETCAARCKHTICLKRCFELCNRRPCEKQCSERLKCKHRCIGFCGEPCPPLCKICNKKELIDEFFLGYEDEPNARFVFLEDCGHCIENKGLLNWMSANTQTVQVKTCPRCSTPINKCTRILNEIKTHLKDVQLVKAKIFGDHTNLQNQQFLLVTRIKHMYENPVIKGITRGGQRWSLEVVGGGWWWTRRRTR; encoded by the exons atatAGTCCGTACTCGCATGAAACGAAGGAAGCTAATAATGGTCACGgattacaaaatgaaaataccaCACATTGGCAGTATTTTACCTTCACCCGCTTACAAACTTTGAGCGTAATGAATAACAACGATGATCTTATAGCTGAATTACATGTGAAGAAAGATGAGTTTGATCAATTATTAAATGGTGATTTTAGACCAGACCATTTTGTACTCGTAGTACAAATCTTGGCCAAGATTTCTCGAGCTAActttacgaaaattttatcaagcATACTTTGCTGTTCTTGTTCCCCTAcatttattaaaaacttgGAAAGTTATTTGACTAAATTGCCATTTGAGACTAAAGAAGATaagttacaaaataaattttactggAATGATATAAATCTTTTTTGGAGTAATctggttgaatttttccaaaaatttactGAACTTTTTCCTCGCAAAGCTCGTGATGAGTTAACCTCAGTGCTGGATAAAACGAATTTGATCATAGCAACCACTGAAATGAATCAAGACTGTAGAATTGCTGCCAGTATAAAAGAAAGAACTTCGAAAATTTGTCGCAAATTGAAGGTAAAAATCCCTAAACTTGAGACCAAAGAGAAGGTTTTTGCAACGTCATCTGTGCAAGAGTTGCAAGATCCTCTGGAAGATTTTAGAACGTTGAGCATCATACCAACTATTCAGGATGTGTTTAATGAGAAGCCTTTTATTAGGCCGAATAAACTCGTAGGAGCTTACGATTCGGTTGAGCATTACCTGGATGTGCAATTTCGTTTGTTGCGTGAAGATTTCATGGCACCCTTGCGAAATGGCATACatgaatatttgaatggatccaaaaaatatagtaaaacTGATGTGAGGGTTTACAGAAAAGTAACAATGATGAATCCTGAAGTAGCAGGCAACAACATCGGTGTTATGGTATCATTTggaatattaaaattcataaactGGGACACTAGTAAAAGATTTCAGTTTGGTGGTTTAGTATGCTTAAGCAGCGATAATTTCAGCTCAATTATATTTGCAACTATTGCTAATCGAGATAAAGAGTTGTTACAGAGGGGAACTGTGTTGATTAAACCGTGCAAAAAAACCGCCATCACTCACGACCATTATCATTCTAATTGGGTTATGCTGGAGtctaaaatatattttgaaccATATCTGGCAGTGCTAAATGCAATGTGccaaatgaatgaaaaaaattttccaatgagGAAGTATTTGGTCGATGCAGATACAACTATTTCGCTACctcattatttcaaaactgatgCAGTACTAAAGTATAAGGGCTTCTCACTGCAAGTGGGAGATTACGCCACTTGGCCAACTACCAAACAACTGCGGTTAGATGAAACGCAGTACGAAGCATTCAAATCTGGTCTTTCTCAAGAAATTGCAATTATACAAGGACCGCCAGGAACAGGCAAGACGTTTATTGCTCTAGAAATAATTCGAACTTTGCTAGAGAACAAGGAACAATGGAGATGTAATGGGCCAATCGTCATTGTCTGCTTGACAAATCATGCCCTTGATCAATTCCTTGAAGGTGTTACGAAACATACAACTTCGATAGTTCGTGTCGGCAGTCGATCAAAAAATGAAGCTCTGTCACAGTATACACTTGGAAATAAACGAGAAGCACGACCACGCAGAAATTGGTGTCATGACAAGTGGCACCAAGTGAAGATAATCTTATTTAACATGAAGAGAACCCGTAAAGTATTACAGGACTTGTCTAAAAGAGATGCCATTGTATCTCCACACCTTCTATATGCCTATTGCCATGACGAAACGTTGCAAGACATGGAGAATGTTAACGAATTGTTCCAATGGTTATTGACACATACTGacaattcaatgaaaatatgtcagaCGCAGAGTACAAATACTGACACAGAAATGGAAATTGACGGTAATAGCGAATTTGAAGAGCCCATTTTTCCTTTGGAAATCGTTGATAAAGAAATTGCTGAGATTGACGCAAACATGAACGAGTACAGACGaactacacacacacaaaacagACCAGTATTTCCACGACATGAAGTTGTTCAATTAAAACATCGTGCTGACACCTTGAAGTTACAACGGTCCGACCTACAG CGGAACCTGACTCAGCATCCTCTATTGATTCGAGATAACGAAAACTTTCTGCCGAGTTTACCTTGGCAAAAGTACTGGGAATGGGTAGAACTGAGTTATGAAAATGCCAAACAGAAATTAACTGATTTGGAAGAAGAGTATCATTCAGCAAATGAAGAGTTGAATGAAGTTAAGCAAATACTTGATTTGTCGATACTTCGAGAGCACGATGTTATTGGGTTTACTACGACATGTGCAGCGAGATTATATGCTTCTCTGCGTGCTCTGCGTCCGCCGATAG TACTGGTGGAGGAGGCAGCTGAAATTCTGGAATCACATGTCGTTTGCTCTTTGACCCAAAATTGCCAGCATCTTATCCTCATTGGGGATCATAAACAACTGCGACCAAAGGTGGCTGTTCACAAGTTGGGTTCAAAATACAATTTCAATATATCTCTTTTTGAAAGAATGGTCAACAACAGAGGAAGTTGCACACAGTTAGGGCATCAGCATCGTATGCGACCGGAAATTGCCAGACTAATCTGTCCTTCCGTGTATGAGATTCTCCACAACCATGAATGCGTTTTGGAATATCCCCCTGTAATGGGTttagagaaaaatgtttttttcataacgcATGATAACCCAGAGGCACCACACGACAACCAAGAGAGTTGGATAAATCCACACGAAGCCAAATTTCTAGTAGCATTTGCTAGACATCTGATATTGCAAGGCTATAAAAGTACAGGAATCACTATACTCTGTACCTATGCGGGACAACTTTTCACACTTATCAAG gaGAGAAATTGTCATGAGATTCTTAAAGCAGTGCGCATAACCAcaattgacaattttcaagGAGAGGAGAACAGAattattcttctttcattAGTTCGCAACAACAGCAAAGGAAATATTGGATTTCTGAAAGAAGAGAACAGAGTTTGTGTTGCACTATCTCGTGCCCGTGAAGGCCTTTATATCATGGGGAACATGGACAATcttacgaataaaaataatatttggcCAAAAATTAAACAAGTTTTAGAAAATGACAATGCAATAGGTGATACACTCGAATTACGATGCAAGTATCATTCTGATACATTAATAAAG ATACGAAACGGAAGCGATTTTGTGGAACAATGCCCGGAAGGGGGATGCTTACAAAAATGTAATACTGATTTACCGTGTGGACATTCTTGTACCAGCATTTGTCATACCCTTGACAGAGAGCATTTCAATTTCATGTGCAAACAGCGTTGCGTTAAAAAGTGTCCGGATGATCATCCTTGTCCACTTTTATGTTACCAAGGATGCAAGCCGTGTCTAGTTGCTGTTGAACGCCAATTGAAATGCGGTCATGCTGTTTTTATCTCGTGTGGGACAGACCCTGATACATACCAATGTCCTGTCAAA gTCGATGTTACCCTACCTCATTGCAATCATACTACTGAAAAAAGCTGTTATATGCCTCTGGATAAGGTCCCATGCCCATATCCCTGTAAAATTCGTTTAGCATGTGGACATTCTTGTGAACAAAAATGTCATGCTAACGATGATCCTGATCATCTGGAG CACTTTTGTCATAAGCCCTGTTCAAAAAGGAACAGCCACTGTACTGCCGATCATCCGTGCAAATTGAAGTGTTATGAGAAATGTATAGCATGTCCTATTAATGTATCAAAAATACGATCTTGCGGACATGAACTTAATTGCAAATGCTCGGATGATGTAGAAAAACTCGTATGCtataaacgaataaaatttgagAGAATCTGTGGACACAAAGCTACAGTAAGATGCTTCCGGAAGGATGACGAAGAATGTAATGAAGAG GTACTGAAACTAAGTGCATGTGGTCACcaaataaaagtgaaatgtTGCCAAACACCAAATTCTTCTCTGTGTGGCAATAAATGTAAACTTAATTTAAAATGTGGCCATCCCTGCACTACTCTATGTAAAGACCCATGTACAAACGAATGCAAGGCCCCTGTCCTTCAAACGAAACATGGGCTTTGTGGACATCTCATTCCCGTGCCTTGCTTCTTAAAAGAAACTG AAGCCAAGTCTCCAGCACTACTACAGTATTGCAAGGAACCATGCAAACATGAATTATCTTGTGGCCACTTTTGCCAAGGCAATTGTTGGTCCTGCAAACAGGGACGTATACACAAACCTTGCCAAGAAAAATGTGGCAAGACTCTCATTTGTGGACATAg GTGCGATGTGCCTTGCAGTCTCGAATGTCCACCGTGTCAAAAACCTTGCGAAATGAAATGCAAACACAGTAGATGTGACAGAAAGTGTGGAGAAACCTGTATACCATGTAGA GAAACCTGTGCAGCGCGATGTAAACATACAATTTGTCTCAAACGATGCTTTGAATTGTGCAACAGAAGACCATGTGAGAAACAATGTTCTGAACGCTTGAAGTGTAAGCATCGTTGCATTGGCTTCTGCGGCGAACCATGCCCACCATTATGCAAAATCTGCAACAAAAAAGAACtaatcgatgaattttttctcggGTATGAAGATGAACCAAATGCCAg ATTTGTGTTTCTTGAAGATTGTGGGCACTGCATAGAGAATAAGGGGCTTCTAAATTGGATGTCAGCAAACACTCAAACAGTTCAAGTGAAGACATGCCCGCGATGCAGCACTCCTATAAATAAATGCACTCGAATATTAAACGAAATTAAAACGCATCTGAAAGATGTTCAGCTTGTAAAGGCAAAAATATTTGGGGATCACACCAACTTACAAAATCAACAATTCTTACTTGTCACCAGAATTAAACACATGTACGAGAACCCAGTGATAAAAG gtataacccgaggtggtcagcggtggtcgttggaggtggttggcggtggttggtgGTGGACGAGAAGGAGGACGAGGTAG